One window of the Rubrobacter naiadicus genome contains the following:
- a CDS encoding MFS transporter → MVLPRRPVLRRRGGDRGERGGALFRPGLSEEGLATKRRLLLRREISSRLPGNRNLRLLLAGRGLRSLAQGYLSVVVPLYFARLGYGATSIGLVFAASAAASAILTAAVGLLADRFGRKALLVAISLLMAAGGFVFALSSSYVVLLVAAAVGTFGRGGGAGSGGSFGPYYPAEQPLVAASVRDEERTGTFGLLSSVGVLCGAAGSLLTLMPGALARAGLSTLDGYRILFLLTAVIGCAMALVVLPIREERPKPSRKKGGSTVRLSPEGRRLIARFMTTNAVNGLAVGMLGSFVAYWMHRRYGVGAGEIGSLFFAINLVAAIPYLFAGRLSRRLGAVRAVVATRTCSVVLLAATALMPTFALAGALYLLRMVANTLSIPVRQSYLMGVMPPGERSRAAGLGNLPSRIASSASPTLAGYLMQSVSLDMPLELAAALQAINTALYYLFFRNLHPPEEHPPRRGG, encoded by the coding sequence GTGGTTCTACCCCGGCGTCCCGTTCTTCGTCGGCGCGGCGGCGACCGCGGTGAGCGTGGTGGTGCTCTTTTCCGGCCGGGCTTATCTGAAGAGGGTCTAGCCACGAAGCGAAGGCTGCTGCTCCGGCGAGAGATCTCATCCAGACTCCCCGGGAACCGCAACCTCAGGCTGCTCCTGGCCGGACGCGGCCTCAGGAGCCTCGCGCAGGGGTACCTCTCGGTCGTCGTGCCGCTGTACTTCGCCCGCCTCGGCTACGGGGCGACCAGCATCGGGCTCGTGTTCGCGGCCTCGGCGGCGGCGAGCGCCATCCTCACCGCCGCCGTCGGCCTCCTCGCCGACCGTTTCGGACGCAAGGCGCTGCTCGTCGCGATCTCGCTCCTGATGGCCGCGGGCGGCTTCGTCTTCGCCCTCTCGAGCAGCTACGTCGTGCTCCTGGTCGCAGCCGCCGTCGGCACCTTCGGGCGCGGTGGCGGCGCGGGCAGCGGCGGCTCCTTCGGCCCCTACTACCCGGCCGAGCAGCCGCTCGTCGCCGCCTCGGTGCGCGACGAGGAGCGAACGGGGACCTTCGGGCTGCTCTCCTCGGTCGGGGTGCTCTGCGGGGCGGCGGGCTCGCTGCTCACGCTCATGCCGGGGGCGCTCGCCCGCGCCGGGCTCTCCACCCTGGACGGCTACCGCATTCTCTTCCTGCTCACCGCCGTCATCGGGTGCGCGATGGCGCTCGTCGTCCTGCCGATACGCGAGGAACGACCGAAGCCATCACGCAAGAAAGGCGGCTCCACGGTCCGCCTCTCCCCGGAAGGCCGCCGGCTGATAGCCAGGTTCATGACGACCAACGCGGTCAACGGCCTCGCGGTCGGGATGCTCGGCTCCTTCGTCGCCTACTGGATGCACCGGCGCTACGGGGTGGGGGCCGGGGAGATCGGAAGCCTCTTCTTCGCCATAAACCTGGTCGCAGCGATCCCCTACCTCTTCGCCGGTCGGCTCTCGCGCAGGCTCGGGGCGGTGCGGGCCGTGGTCGCCACCCGCACCTGCTCGGTGGTGCTGCTTGCGGCCACCGCCCTGATGCCGACCTTCGCGCTCGCCGGGGCGCTCTACCTGCTGCGCATGGTCGCCAACACCCTCTCGATCCCGGTGCGACAGTCCTACCTCATGGGCGTGATGCCACCCGGAGAGCGCTCCCGGGCCGCGGGGCTCGGGAACCTTCCTTCCCGGATCGCCTCCTCGGCCAGCCCGACGCTCGCGGGGTACCTGATGCAGAGCGTCTCGCTGGATATGCCGCTCGAGCTAGCGGCCGCCCTGCAAGCGATCAACACCGCGCTCTACTACCTCTTCTTCAGGAACCTCCACCCTCCGGAGGAGCATCCTCCTCGCAGGGGCGGTTGA
- a CDS encoding MFS transporter, translated as MAEKEGNLEEEPQESILKQPKAVWAVAFACVVAFMGLGLVDPILPAIATQLHATPSQVELLFTSYFLVTGVTMVVTGAVSSRLGYKTTLLSGLGLIVLFSALAGSSSGVAGIVLFRAGWGLGNALFIATALAVIVQLSNAGTERAVILYEAALGLGISVGPLLGGALGGISWRGPFFGVASLMLVGFAGLFFMLPRLEKPEHRSSLADPFRALRHRGLLTLGLTALCYNFGFFTMLAYTPFPLHLGAHALGLIFFGWGVLLAITSVFAAPRIQARFGTLPTMYAMLTLIALDLLAMGLGVSSRPVLIAAVILGGAFLGINNTMITTAVMQASPVERPVASAAYSFVRFVGGAIAPFLAGKLAEWFYPGVPFFVGAAATAVSVVVLFSGRAYLKRV; from the coding sequence ATGGCTGAGAAGGAGGGGAATCTGGAAGAGGAACCCCAGGAGAGCATCCTGAAGCAGCCCAAGGCCGTCTGGGCCGTGGCCTTCGCGTGCGTGGTCGCGTTCATGGGACTCGGGCTCGTCGACCCGATCCTCCCGGCGATAGCCACGCAGCTCCACGCCACACCCTCGCAGGTGGAGCTGCTCTTCACCAGCTACTTTCTGGTTACCGGCGTCACCATGGTCGTGACCGGCGCCGTCTCCAGCCGGCTCGGGTACAAGACGACCCTTCTCTCCGGGCTCGGGCTCATAGTCCTGTTCAGCGCGCTCGCCGGATCCTCGAGCGGGGTCGCGGGCATCGTGCTCTTCCGGGCCGGTTGGGGGCTCGGCAACGCTCTGTTCATCGCCACCGCGCTCGCGGTCATCGTGCAGCTCTCGAACGCGGGCACCGAGCGGGCCGTCATCCTCTACGAGGCCGCGCTGGGGCTGGGGATCTCGGTGGGACCCCTGCTCGGCGGGGCCCTGGGCGGGATAAGCTGGCGCGGCCCCTTCTTCGGGGTCGCCTCGCTCATGCTCGTCGGGTTCGCCGGGCTCTTCTTCATGTTGCCGCGCCTGGAGAAACCGGAGCACAGAAGCTCCCTCGCCGACCCGTTCCGGGCGCTCAGACACCGGGGGCTCCTCACGCTCGGCCTCACCGCCCTCTGCTACAACTTCGGGTTCTTCACGATGCTCGCCTACACCCCCTTCCCGCTGCACCTCGGCGCACACGCTCTCGGCCTGATCTTCTTCGGGTGGGGCGTCTTGCTCGCGATAACCTCGGTCTTCGCCGCCCCCAGGATACAGGCCCGCTTCGGAACGCTCCCGACGATGTACGCGATGCTCACGCTCATCGCGCTCGACCTGCTGGCGATGGGCCTCGGGGTCTCCTCGCGGCCGGTCCTGATCGCGGCCGTCATCCTCGGGGGTGCCTTCCTCGGCATCAACAACACCATGATCACCACCGCCGTGATGCAGGCCTCGCCGGTCGAGCGGCCGGTGGCCTCGGCGGCCTACAGCTTCGTTCGGTTCGTCGGCGGGGCGATCGCCCCGTTCCTCGCCGGCAAGCTCGCGGAGTGGTTCTACCCCGGCGTCCCGTTCTTCGTCGGCGCGGCGGCGACCGCGGTGAGCGTGGTGGTGCTCTTTTCCGGCCGGGCTTATCTGAAGAGGGTCTAG
- a CDS encoding MFS transporter — MQRTARTRKGRAHILRRRQGSGEKKRFGLEYKWSALSCTSLGALLASINGASLIVALPTLLRELHTGLFALVWVLLSYLLAQTILTIVAGRIADMVGRKRLYVGGFALFTVVSLLAGFATNAGELIAARTVMGAAGAFMMANSSVIVTDAFPRRQLGQALGINMMMAAAGSTLGVVVGGIMTSISWHWVFWFNVPLGVIGTIWAAVNLRELVTLKEGQHLDIPGNVTFLVGILGLLVGLTQGGIKGWSAPEVVGGFVAAAIFLPAFLFIESRVKEPLLRLSLFRSRTFAFGNVSALLNSVARFAVMFMFVFYFIGVDGYDHLMAGILLIPLAGVMFVVAPISGWFADRAHARVVSTIGMVVTAIGLVGMGTLIGAETPYWEIALLMVIVGVGSGIFNSPNTRAIMNSVEPGQRGIASGTRTFLTNIGGMLSIALALSIITSSMPREQMFKVFSGTVGHGMTAAQAAPFISGFHEALLVGAAASIVGAVFSAFRGKGDQEDG; from the coding sequence TTGCAGAGAACGGCGCGCACCAGGAAAGGGAGGGCGCACATTCTGCGCCGGCGGCAGGGTTCGGGTGAAAAGAAGCGTTTCGGGCTGGAGTACAAGTGGAGTGCCCTCTCGTGCACGAGCCTGGGGGCGCTGCTCGCCTCCATCAACGGCGCCTCGCTGATCGTCGCGCTCCCGACGCTTCTGAGGGAGCTCCACACGGGGCTCTTCGCGCTGGTGTGGGTGCTTCTGAGCTACCTGCTGGCGCAGACGATCCTCACGATCGTGGCGGGGAGGATCGCGGACATGGTCGGGAGGAAGCGGTTGTATGTCGGGGGCTTCGCGCTCTTCACCGTGGTGAGCCTGCTCGCCGGGTTCGCGACCAACGCCGGCGAGCTCATCGCGGCGCGCACGGTGATGGGCGCCGCGGGCGCGTTCATGATGGCCAACTCCAGCGTGATAGTCACCGACGCCTTCCCCCGGCGACAGCTCGGGCAGGCGCTCGGGATAAACATGATGATGGCCGCCGCCGGCTCCACGCTCGGTGTCGTGGTGGGTGGGATCATGACCTCCATCTCCTGGCACTGGGTTTTCTGGTTCAACGTGCCGCTCGGGGTCATCGGGACCATCTGGGCCGCGGTGAACCTGCGCGAGCTCGTCACGCTCAAAGAGGGCCAGCACCTGGACATCCCCGGCAACGTGACCTTTCTCGTCGGCATCCTCGGGCTCCTCGTGGGGCTGACGCAGGGGGGGATAAAAGGCTGGAGCGCGCCGGAGGTGGTCGGAGGGTTCGTGGCCGCGGCGATCTTCCTGCCGGCCTTCCTGTTCATAGAATCGCGGGTGAAAGAGCCGCTGCTCAGGCTCTCGCTCTTCAGGAGCCGCACGTTCGCCTTCGGCAACGTGAGCGCCCTGCTGAACTCGGTGGCGCGCTTCGCGGTCATGTTCATGTTCGTCTTCTACTTCATCGGGGTGGACGGCTACGACCACCTGATGGCCGGGATACTGCTCATCCCGCTCGCCGGCGTGATGTTCGTCGTGGCCCCCATCTCCGGATGGTTCGCCGACCGGGCGCACGCGAGGGTGGTGAGCACCATAGGGATGGTCGTCACCGCCATCGGCCTCGTCGGGATGGGCACCCTCATCGGGGCTGAGACCCCTTACTGGGAGATAGCGCTCTTGATGGTGATCGTGGGGGTCGGCAGCGGGATCTTCAACTCGCCCAACACCCGAGCGATCATGAACTCCGTGGAGCCCGGGCAGCGGGGGATAGCGAGCGGCACCCGCACGTTTCTGACCAACATCGGGGGGATGCTCTCGATAGCCCTGGCGCTCTCGATCATCACGAGCTCGATGCCCCGGGAGCAGATGTTCAAGGTCTTCTCCGGCACCGTGGGCCACGGGATGACCGCGGCGCAGGCCGCCCCGTTCATAAGCGGCTTCCACGAGGCGCTGCTGGTGGGGGCCGCCGCGAGCATCGTGGGCGCGGTGTTCTCCGCCTTCCGGGGGAAGGGAGACCAGGAGGATGGCTGA
- a CDS encoding MerR family transcriptional regulator: MNASKELLQIGEAAERLGVSPRTIKYYEELGLVSPERRSPGGFRLYGEQEIWRLERVLRLKDMGYSLAAIREIIAVRDAAKEATKSAVLSEVKERLEQQEREITERIRKMREDLRRAETLRRELQRDIQLCEQRLEEISDQSTG; encoded by the coding sequence ATGAACGCTTCGAAGGAACTGCTCCAGATAGGGGAAGCTGCGGAGCGGCTCGGGGTGAGTCCTCGGACGATCAAGTACTACGAGGAGCTTGGTCTGGTCTCTCCCGAGAGGCGTTCGCCCGGCGGGTTCAGGCTCTACGGTGAGCAGGAGATATGGCGGCTGGAGCGCGTCCTGCGGCTCAAGGACATGGGATATTCCCTGGCTGCCATCCGGGAGATAATAGCCGTTCGCGATGCGGCGAAGGAGGCCACCAAGAGCGCCGTGCTCTCGGAGGTCAAGGAGCGCCTCGAGCAGCAGGAGCGTGAGATCACCGAGAGGATACGCAAGATGCGCGAGGACCTCAGGCGGGCGGAGACGCTGCGCCGCGAACTGCAGCGGGACATCCAGCTCTGCGAGCAGCGTCTCGAAGAGATCTCCGACCAAAGTACCGGGTGA
- a CDS encoding MFS transporter — protein sequence MFSIVGRKRGRVPEGVSFAVLLVSQFIATTGFTFVMPFMPIYVRQLGVGSVGSAAAWAGFINGASGITMALVAPLWGRLADRIGRKAMLLRATFAGAVVICLMGFVTSPWQLLFLRLLQGTLTGTTPAATALVGSNSPSEKVGARLGQLQMVVFLAGGAGPAVGGLFAEVAGVRNSFFITSVLLAVSGAMILFGVVEERKAAVAGEGEAVEEREEKGPLPYRKLLPAMLALFVAQATIASVAVVLPGFLEKMSVAVSHLSGETGWIIGSSALAASLGSVLAGRLTPRVGTWPVVAGSLLAAGLFTLPQVWAGGVAELWALRVLTSFFLGGIIPAANLAVRDAAPAGRRATAFGFASSAVSLGFSAGPVGAGLIASALGFGDAFLLPGVMMLALGLVLSAMQGSSGLFGGHYHRKRWGPKSAS from the coding sequence ATGTTCTCTATCGTCGGGAGGAAGAGAGGGAGGGTTCCGGAGGGGGTTTCGTTCGCGGTACTGCTCGTCTCGCAGTTCATCGCGACGACGGGTTTCACCTTCGTGATGCCCTTCATGCCGATATACGTCAGGCAGCTCGGCGTGGGAAGTGTGGGGAGCGCGGCGGCGTGGGCCGGGTTCATCAACGGGGCTTCCGGGATCACGATGGCGCTGGTGGCGCCGCTGTGGGGGAGGCTCGCGGACAGGATCGGGCGCAAGGCCATGCTTCTTCGGGCGACGTTCGCCGGGGCTGTCGTGATCTGCCTGATGGGTTTCGTAACGAGCCCGTGGCAGCTTCTGTTCCTGCGGCTGTTGCAGGGGACGCTCACCGGGACGACGCCCGCGGCGACGGCGCTGGTGGGGTCGAACTCACCCTCGGAGAAGGTCGGGGCGCGGCTCGGGCAGCTTCAGATGGTCGTGTTTCTGGCCGGGGGGGCCGGGCCGGCCGTGGGCGGGCTCTTCGCCGAGGTTGCGGGTGTGCGCAACTCCTTCTTCATAACCTCGGTGCTTCTGGCCGTCTCCGGCGCCATGATCCTCTTCGGCGTGGTCGAGGAGAGGAAGGCCGCGGTCGCCGGGGAGGGCGAGGCGGTAGAGGAGAGGGAGGAGAAGGGGCCTCTCCCCTACAGGAAGCTGCTTCCCGCGATGCTCGCGCTGTTCGTTGCGCAGGCCACGATAGCCAGCGTCGCGGTGGTGCTGCCCGGTTTCCTGGAGAAGATGTCCGTCGCCGTCTCGCACCTCTCGGGGGAGACCGGATGGATCATCGGGTCGAGCGCGCTGGCCGCCTCGCTCGGGTCCGTGCTCGCCGGGAGGCTCACGCCCAGGGTCGGGACGTGGCCGGTGGTGGCGGGTTCGCTGCTCGCGGCGGGTCTGTTCACCCTGCCTCAGGTCTGGGCTGGCGGGGTGGCCGAGCTGTGGGCGCTCAGGGTGCTGACGAGCTTCTTCCTCGGCGGCATCATCCCGGCCGCGAACCTCGCGGTGCGCGACGCCGCACCGGCGGGGAGGAGGGCCACCGCCTTCGGGTTCGCCTCCTCCGCCGTCTCGCTCGGGTTCTCCGCCGGGCCGGTGGGGGCGGGGCTCATCGCCTCCGCGCTCGGTTTCGGGGATGCGTTTCTGCTTCCCGGGGTGATGATGCTCGCTCTCGGTCTGGTGCTCTCGGCCATGCAGGGATCATCGGGGCTCTTCGGCGGCCACTACCACCGGAAGAGGTGGGGGCCGAAGTCCGCCTCGTAG
- a CDS encoding aldo/keto reductase, which translates to MQYRSLGRTGVQVSELCLGCMMFGGRTGEKDSIEIIDRALDAGINFLDTANVYSRGRSEEVVGKALGRDGKRERVFLATKVHGRMDDDDPNAAGNHRRHIIEQCEASLKRLQTDHIDLYQIHRPDSKVPIDETLRALDDLIHAGKVLYAGTSTFAAWQIVESLWAAKELGLNRFVTEQPPYHLLDRRIERELVPMAQTYGVALIPWSPLAGGFLTGKYRREQEAPQDSRYGLEPRRLGRNHFVEEAWRVLEVVEELAKEKGCTPGQLALAWCKDQPGITSPIIGPRTMEQLEDNLGALDVEITDSDRARLDEVAPPGRASVFYYEADFGPHLFRW; encoded by the coding sequence ATGCAGTACAGAAGCCTGGGACGCACCGGGGTGCAGGTGAGCGAGCTGTGCCTGGGGTGCATGATGTTCGGCGGGCGCACCGGCGAGAAGGATTCGATCGAGATCATCGACCGGGCGCTCGACGCCGGGATAAACTTCCTCGACACCGCGAACGTCTACAGCCGCGGAAGGAGCGAGGAGGTCGTCGGCAAGGCGCTGGGGCGCGACGGCAAGCGCGAGAGGGTCTTCCTCGCGACCAAGGTGCACGGCCGGATGGACGACGATGACCCCAACGCCGCCGGCAACCACCGCCGCCACATCATCGAGCAGTGCGAGGCCTCGCTGAAGCGCCTCCAGACCGACCACATAGACCTCTACCAGATCCACCGCCCCGACTCCAAGGTCCCAATAGACGAGACCCTGCGGGCGCTGGACGATCTGATCCACGCGGGCAAGGTCCTCTACGCGGGCACGAGCACCTTCGCCGCCTGGCAGATAGTCGAATCGCTGTGGGCCGCAAAGGAGCTCGGGCTGAACCGCTTCGTCACCGAGCAGCCGCCCTACCACCTGCTGGACCGGCGCATCGAGCGTGAGCTCGTCCCGATGGCCCAGACCTACGGCGTCGCGCTCATCCCCTGGTCCCCCCTCGCGGGAGGGTTCCTGACCGGCAAGTACCGCCGGGAGCAGGAGGCCCCTCAAGACTCACGCTACGGCCTCGAGCCGCGCCGCCTCGGGCGCAACCACTTCGTCGAGGAGGCCTGGCGGGTGCTGGAGGTCGTCGAGGAGCTGGCGAAGGAGAAGGGCTGCACGCCGGGGCAGCTCGCGCTCGCCTGGTGCAAGGACCAGCCCGGGATAACCAGCCCGATCATCGGTCCCCGCACGATGGAGCAGCTCGAGGACAACCTGGGCGCGCTGGACGTGGAGATAACCGACTCAGACCGCGCCCGACTCGACGAGGTCGCCCCCCCGGGACGGGCGTCCGTCTTCTACTACGAGGCGGACTTCGGCCCCCACCTCTTCCGGTGGTAG
- a CDS encoding carboxypeptidase M32, with translation MEEKLRRLREILREVYALRRSAALLWWDQATKMPPGGAAGRGEQLATLGRLAHERFTSEEVGELLEALAPAAKEMPYDSDEVALIRVTKRLYERETRKPAEFVARLARHTSESYAVWLRARPENDFAAVAPYLERSLELGRELAGFYEHEHIADPLIAESDYGMSAERVRKLFSELREALVPLVAEITERPPVDDSCLLKELPAEEELSFAEEVASGFGYDFSRGRQDLTAHPFAVKVSTPQDVRITTRIRPGDLRDPLFSTLHEAGHGMYEQGIDPNLAWTPLDRGASAGLHESQSRLWENVVGRSRECWEHFLPRLKERFPGHFDGVSLEEFHRAINKVERSLIRTDADEVTYDLHVILRFDFEVAMLEGDLEVRDLPEAWRERMKQDLGIEPPDDRDGVLQDAHWYDGVVGGQFQGYSLGNIMSAQLYAAALEAHPEVPEEISRGDFSTLHGWLKENVYRHGSRYTSEEILERATGSGITTAPYLEYLRGKYAEIYDL, from the coding sequence TTGGAGGAGAAGCTGCGTCGGCTGAGAGAGATCCTGCGCGAGGTCTACGCCCTGAGAAGGTCAGCGGCGCTCCTGTGGTGGGATCAGGCGACCAAGATGCCCCCAGGCGGTGCCGCCGGACGCGGGGAGCAACTCGCCACGCTCGGGAGGCTCGCCCACGAAAGGTTCACCTCGGAGGAGGTCGGGGAGCTTCTGGAGGCGCTCGCGCCCGCGGCAAAAGAGATGCCCTACGACTCGGACGAGGTGGCCCTGATCCGGGTGACGAAGAGGCTCTACGAGCGGGAGACCAGAAAACCGGCGGAGTTCGTCGCCCGTCTCGCCCGGCACACCTCGGAATCCTACGCGGTGTGGCTCAGGGCGAGGCCGGAGAACGACTTCGCGGCGGTCGCACCATACCTGGAGCGCTCGCTCGAGCTGGGGCGGGAGCTCGCCGGCTTCTACGAGCACGAGCACATCGCCGACCCGCTCATCGCCGAGTCGGACTACGGTATGAGCGCGGAAAGGGTGCGAAAGCTCTTCTCGGAGCTCAGGGAGGCCCTGGTGCCGCTCGTCGCGGAGATAACGGAGAGGCCGCCGGTAGACGATTCGTGCCTGCTCAAAGAACTTCCCGCAGAGGAAGAGCTGTCCTTCGCGGAGGAGGTCGCATCTGGCTTCGGCTACGACTTCTCGCGCGGCAGGCAGGATCTTACCGCGCACCCGTTCGCGGTCAAGGTCTCCACGCCGCAGGATGTGAGGATCACGACCCGCATCAGGCCGGGGGATCTCAGGGATCCCCTCTTCTCGACGCTGCACGAGGCGGGACACGGGATGTACGAGCAGGGGATAGACCCGAACCTGGCGTGGACCCCGCTCGACCGGGGAGCCTCCGCCGGGCTGCACGAGAGCCAGTCGCGGCTGTGGGAGAACGTCGTCGGGAGGAGCCGCGAGTGTTGGGAGCACTTCCTGCCGAGGCTCAAAGAGAGGTTCCCGGGCCACTTCGATGGGGTCTCGCTCGAGGAGTTTCACCGGGCTATAAACAAGGTCGAGCGTTCCCTGATCCGCACCGACGCCGACGAGGTCACCTACGACCTGCACGTGATCCTGCGCTTCGACTTCGAGGTCGCGATGCTCGAAGGGGATCTGGAGGTGCGCGACCTACCGGAGGCGTGGCGGGAGAGGATGAAGCAAGATCTCGGCATCGAGCCCCCCGACGACCGCGACGGGGTGTTGCAGGACGCCCACTGGTACGACGGCGTCGTCGGCGGGCAGTTCCAGGGCTACTCCTTGGGCAACATCATGAGCGCCCAGCTCTACGCCGCCGCGCTCGAAGCGCATCCGGAGGTTCCCGAGGAGATCTCCCGCGGTGATTTCTCGACGCTCCACGGCTGGCTGAAGGAGAACGTCTACCGCCACGGTAGCAGGTACACCTCAGAAGAGATCCTCGAGCGGGCCACCGGCTCCGGGATAACGACCGCACCGTACCTGGAGTACCTGCGCGGCAAGTACGCCGAGATATACGACCTGTAG
- a CDS encoding DUF488 domain-containing protein, which yields MKVKRVYEDVEEGEGQRVFVERLWPRGISRQDERVGYWLKEIAPTDELRRWFHETGDFANFSEKYRRELAEREESRRTLDELRSLLCEHGTITLVYASRDEEHNSAVVLKSILEEGR from the coding sequence GTGAAGGTGAAGAGGGTCTACGAGGATGTGGAGGAAGGAGAAGGGCAGAGGGTTTTCGTCGAGAGGCTCTGGCCCCGCGGCATCTCCAGGCAGGACGAACGGGTCGGGTACTGGCTGAAAGAGATCGCACCGACCGACGAGCTACGAAGATGGTTTCACGAGACCGGAGACTTCGCGAACTTCTCGGAGAAGTACCGGAGAGAGCTTGCCGAGCGTGAGGAGAGCCGGCGGACGCTGGATGAGCTGCGCAGCCTGCTCTGCGAGCACGGCACCATCACCCTCGTCTACGCCAGCAGAGACGAAGAGCACAACAGCGCCGTCGTCCTCAAGAGCATCCTCGAGGAGGGACGGTGA
- a CDS encoding LysR family transcriptional regulator, whose product MIAVSYQKRDMELRQLRYFVTIAEELHFRRAAERLHMSQPPLSQQIQKLERELGVELFRRANRRIELTDAGRIFLREARQTLMHAERSVEVVKYAARGEIGWLRIGFVGSVSYELLPYLLQEYRQRYPAVQLKLRQLTTEEQIEALETDEIDVGISRELREEGEFAVQPLLRERLVAALPITHTLAERRELALSELAEDPFIVLPRPEVPRLYDHIIHLCRAAGFTPRVAQEALQFPAILGLVSAGLGVAVVPAMAKAFRKTGVVCVVLSDDNAISEVVIAYRPDREPPTLPAFLDVSRHAVAKWRREGGSNGELYGQADSK is encoded by the coding sequence TTGATAGCCGTCTCGTATCAAAAGAGGGACATGGAGCTACGCCAACTGAGATATTTCGTAACTATTGCAGAAGAGCTGCATTTCCGTAGAGCTGCAGAGCGGCTACATATGTCCCAGCCTCCTTTGAGCCAGCAGATACAGAAGCTGGAGAGGGAGTTGGGTGTAGAGCTGTTTCGTCGAGCTAACCGGCGAATAGAACTCACTGATGCAGGAAGAATATTCCTTCGAGAGGCTCGGCAGACGCTCATGCATGCGGAGCGTTCAGTCGAGGTCGTCAAGTACGCAGCGAGAGGAGAGATCGGGTGGTTAAGGATCGGCTTCGTAGGTTCGGTCTCTTATGAATTGCTGCCGTATCTTTTGCAAGAGTACAGGCAGCGCTACCCGGCGGTTCAGCTCAAGCTCCGCCAGCTAACGACCGAAGAGCAGATAGAAGCTCTGGAGACTGACGAGATAGACGTCGGCATATCCCGTGAGCTGAGAGAGGAAGGTGAGTTTGCCGTCCAACCTCTGCTCAGAGAGCGTCTGGTTGCCGCCCTGCCCATAACACATACCCTCGCGGAGAGAAGAGAACTAGCGCTCTCTGAGCTAGCTGAGGATCCCTTCATAGTGCTTCCCCGTCCGGAGGTCCCGAGGCTCTACGACCACATCATCCACCTATGTCGTGCTGCCGGCTTTACACCTCGGGTAGCACAGGAAGCACTACAGTTTCCTGCGATTCTCGGTCTGGTATCGGCTGGTCTTGGAGTCGCTGTAGTCCCTGCCATGGCGAAGGCTTTCCGCAAGACGGGTGTTGTCTGCGTCGTCCTGTCAGACGACAATGCCATCTCGGAGGTCGTAATAGCATACAGGCCTGATCGTGAGCCCCCAACTTTACCAGCGTTCTTGGATGTCTCGCGACATGCGGTAGCAAAATGGAGACGAGAAGGGGGCTCTAATGGCGAACTCTACGGTCAAGCAGACTCTAAGTGA